A region from the Ciconia boyciana chromosome 1, ASM3463844v1, whole genome shotgun sequence genome encodes:
- the POU3F3 gene encoding POU domain, class 3, transcription factor 3 encodes MAAATSNPYLPGNGILAAGSIVHADSGGGGGGGGGGMQPGSVAVTSVAGGYRGDPAAKMVQSDFMPGAMAASNGGHMLSHAHQWVTALPHAAAAAAAAAAAAAEAGSPWSGSPVGMTGSPQQPPPPPDVKGSGGRDDLHSGAALHHRPPHLGPPHQGHPAAWGAAAAAHLPSMAGGQQQQQSLLYSQPGGFTVNGMLSPPPGGQSLVHPGLVRGETPELGEHPGHHHHHHHQHPGHHPPHHGGVNSHDPHSDEDTPTSDDLEQFAKQFKQRRIKLGFTQADVGLALGTLYGNVFSQTTICRFEALQLSFKNMCKLKPLLNKWLEEADSSTGSPTSIDKIAAQGRKRKKRTSIEVSVKGALESHFLKCPKPSAQEITNLADSLQLEKEVVRVWFCNRRQKEKRMTPPGIQQQTPDDVYSQVGTVNSDTPPPHHGLQTSVQ; translated from the coding sequence aTGGCCGCGGCCACCTCTAACCCCTACCTCCCCGGCAACGGCATCCTGGCGGCCGGCTCCATCGTCCACGCGGActcgggcggcggcggcggcggcggcggcggcggcatgCAGCCGGGCAGCGTGGCCGTCACCTCGGTGGCGGGCGGCTACCGCGGCGACCCGGCGGCCAAGATGGTCCAGAGCGACTTCATGCCGGGCGCCATGGCCGCCAGCAACGGCGGCCATATGCTGAGCCATGCCCACCAGTGGGTGacagccctgccccacgccgccgccgccgccgccgccgccgccgccgccgccgccgaagCGGGCTCGCCCTGGTCCGGCAGCCCCGTGGGCATGacgggcagcccccagcagccgccgccgccgcccgacGTCAAGGGCAGCGGCGGGCGCGACGACCTGCACTCGGGCGCGGCGCTGCACCACCGGCCGCCCCACCTGGGCCCCCCGCACCAGGGGCACCCGGCGGCctggggggcggcggcggccgcccaCCTGCCCTCCATGGCcggcgggcagcagcagcagcagtcgCTCCTCTACTCGCAGCCCGGGGGCTTCACGGTGAACGGCATGctgagccccccccccggcgggcAGAGCCTGGTGCACCCCGGGCTGGTGCGCGGCGAGACGCCGGAGCTGGGCGAGCACCCCgggcaccaccaccaccaccaccaccagcaccccggGCACCACCCGCCGCACCACGGCGGCGTCAACAGCCACGACCCGCACTCGGACGAGGACACGCCGACCTCCGACGACCTGGAGCAGTTCGCCAAGCAGTTCAAGCAGCGGCGGATTAAGCTGGGCTTCACCCAGGCCGACGTGGGGCTGGCGCTGGGCACCCTCTACGGCAACGTCTTCTCGCAGACCACCATCTGCCGCTTCGAGGCCCTGCAGCTCAGCTTCAAGAACATGTGCAAGCTGAAGCCTTTGTTGAACAAGTGGCTGGAGGAAGCCGACTCCTCCACGGGCAGCCCCACCAGCATCGACAAGATCGCCGCCCAgggcaggaagaggaagaagcgGACCTCCATCGAGGTGAGTGTCAAGGGGGCCTTGGAGAGCCACTTTCTGAAATGCCCCAAGCCCTCCGCCCAGGAGATTACGAACCTAGCGGAcagcctgcagctggagaaggaggtggtcagggtttggttttgcaatcggaggcagaaagagaaacGGATGACCCCCCCGGGGATCCAGCAGCAGACCCCCGACGATGTCTACTCCCAGGTCGGCACCGTCAACTCCGACACGCCGCCCCCTCACCACGGACTGCAGACCAGCGTGCAGTGA